A genomic segment from Limosilactobacillus sp. encodes:
- a CDS encoding amidohydrolase family protein — translation MKKIEGHIHLVRSLAGSKSQGRLSPLGNGYAIWDNGEIIKLIPDGWGDDNFVAEKYLPIMKEENIEKAVILQGTLNGYQNYYTYQVVKKYPGKFIGAFSVDPFADFAMDIVKRHVEDLGFRAMKFEISQGGGLHGFHKPFRLDIDNNVSKILHYLADYPGFVITTDYGAYDQTSYQPEAIVNLAKRYPQMDFVVCHLSFPNADHLNRLQNALDQFAPYDNIYVDISAIQDIDGEATDQFPYPRCQKTVSLAKKILGAKRIIWGTDSPWSSTFNTYHQLATWLENTDIFTQDELEDVMYNNANKVYFKPASVKAAEEAEDPAYKQFADNGHKLK, via the coding sequence ATGAAGAAAATCGAAGGTCACATTCATTTAGTTCGTTCACTTGCAGGATCAAAGAGTCAGGGTCGTTTGAGCCCGTTAGGTAACGGTTATGCAATTTGGGATAATGGTGAAATTATTAAGTTGATTCCTGATGGTTGGGGTGACGATAACTTTGTTGCTGAAAAGTATCTTCCAATCATGAAAGAAGAAAATATTGAAAAGGCCGTTATTTTGCAAGGTACGTTAAATGGGTACCAGAATTACTACACTTACCAAGTTGTAAAAAAGTATCCTGGCAAATTTATTGGGGCGTTTTCTGTAGATCCATTTGCTGATTTTGCAATGGATATCGTTAAACGTCATGTTGAAGATTTAGGATTCCGTGCAATGAAGTTTGAAATTAGTCAAGGTGGCGGACTCCACGGCTTCCATAAGCCATTCCGTCTGGACATTGACAATAACGTTTCTAAAATTCTTCATTACTTAGCCGATTATCCTGGATTTGTAATCACTACTGATTACGGAGCATATGACCAAACCAGTTATCAACCAGAAGCGATCGTTAACTTGGCAAAACGTTACCCACAAATGGATTTCGTTGTATGTCACCTTTCCTTCCCTAATGCTGATCACCTTAACAGGCTTCAAAATGCGTTAGATCAATTTGCTCCTTATGACAATATCTATGTAGATATTTCAGCTATTCAAGATATTGATGGTGAAGCAACTGACCAGTTCCCTTACCCACGGTGCCAAAAGACGGTTTCCTTAGCTAAGAAGATTTTAGGGGCTAAGCGGATTATTTGGGGGACTGATTCTCCTTGGTCCTCAACATTTAATACTTATCATCAATTGGCAACTTGGCTGGAGAATACGGATATCTTCACTCAAGATGAGCTTGAAGATGTGATGTACAACAACGCAAATAAGGTTTACTTTAAGCCAGCTAGTGTTAAGGCCGCTGAAGAGGCAGAGGACCCAGCATACAAGCAATTTGCTGATAACGGACATAAGCTCAAGTAG
- a CDS encoding L-ribulose-5-phosphate 3-epimerase, whose translation MTVNALGIYEKALPQDLSWKDKFELVHELGFNFLEFSIDESDKRLARLDWTEEQRADFRKAMWETNSRINTLMLSGHRRFPLGSKDPEVRQKSLEMMQKAIDLAVDLGIHNIQMAGYDVFYEDKTMNSRELYVENLAKCVHMAAKKMVMLSIETMDDPFINSITNIAHYKTQVHSPWLQAYPDLGNLSAWPENDVPAQLEKYVDDIAAVHLKDTEAVTPTFKGKFKNVPFGSGCVDFEGLLRTLVRLNYNGSYTIEMWTGDNQDSDPVAEVKAAKQYFDDLFAKVGIQQEKIQ comes from the coding sequence GTGACTGTAAATGCATTAGGAATTTATGAAAAGGCGCTGCCACAGGATTTATCATGGAAAGACAAATTTGAATTAGTTCATGAGCTGGGCTTCAACTTTCTTGAATTTTCAATTGACGAGAGTGACAAGCGGCTGGCAAGGCTCGATTGGACCGAGGAACAACGCGCTGACTTTAGAAAGGCAATGTGGGAGACCAACAGTCGGATTAACACATTAATGCTGTCGGGCCACCGCCGCTTTCCACTGGGGTCCAAGGATCCAGAAGTTCGGCAAAAATCATTAGAGATGATGCAAAAGGCCATCGATCTGGCGGTTGACCTTGGGATTCACAACATCCAGATGGCTGGTTACGACGTCTTTTACGAGGATAAGACAATGAATTCTCGTGAGCTGTACGTTGAAAACCTGGCCAAGTGTGTCCACATGGCAGCTAAGAAAATGGTAATGCTGTCGATTGAGACGATGGACGACCCGTTCATCAACTCGATCACCAATATTGCCCACTACAAGACGCAGGTTCACAGTCCGTGGCTTCAGGCCTACCCGGACCTCGGGAATCTCAGCGCCTGGCCAGAAAACGATGTGCCGGCTCAGCTGGAAAAATATGTTGACGACATTGCCGCCGTTCACCTGAAGGATACCGAAGCGGTAACGCCGACCTTCAAGGGAAAGTTCAAGAATGTTCCGTTCGGCAGCGGTTGCGTTGATTTTGAAGGCTTGCTGCGGACATTAGTGCGGCTCAACTACAATGGCAGCTACACCATTGAAATGTGGACGGGCGACAACCAGGATTCAGATCCCGTTGCCGAAGTTAAGGCAGCTAAGCAATACTTTGACGACTTATTTGCAAAAGTCGGCATTCAGCAAGAAAAAATTCAATAG
- a CDS encoding L-ribulose-5-phosphate 4-epimerase has protein sequence MLEELKQEVYEANMQLPKLGLVTFTWGNVSGIDREKGLFVIKPSGVPYDELKPEDMVVVNLKGEVVEGELNPSSDTPTHTYLYNHFPKIGGIVHTHSPWAVSFAAAHMDIPAMNTTHADTFYNDIPAADALTKQEIEEDYEGNTGKVIVRSFQERGLDYEATPAALVMQHGPFAWGPTPAKAVYNAKVLEVVAEEDYHAMQLTRADNHLPQYLLDKHYYRKHGANAYYGQNNAHSKDHAKREN, from the coding sequence ATGCTAGAAGAATTAAAGCAAGAAGTGTATGAGGCCAATATGCAGCTCCCCAAGCTGGGCCTGGTGACTTTTACCTGGGGAAACGTTTCCGGAATTGACCGCGAAAAGGGGCTCTTTGTAATCAAACCTTCCGGGGTTCCCTACGATGAACTCAAGCCGGAGGACATGGTAGTCGTTAACCTGAAGGGGGAGGTTGTTGAAGGGGAACTCAATCCTTCCAGTGACACGCCAACGCACACCTACCTCTATAATCACTTCCCAAAGATTGGCGGGATCGTGCATACCCATTCTCCGTGGGCGGTCTCGTTTGCAGCGGCACATATGGATATTCCGGCAATGAACACCACCCATGCTGACACGTTCTATAATGATATTCCGGCCGCCGATGCGCTGACCAAGCAAGAAATCGAGGAAGACTACGAGGGCAATACCGGGAAGGTGATTGTTCGAAGCTTTCAGGAGCGGGGCTTAGACTACGAAGCAACGCCGGCCGCCTTAGTTATGCAGCACGGGCCCTTTGCCTGGGGACCAACGCCGGCGAAGGCCGTTTACAATGCGAAGGTGCTTGAGGTAGTAGCGGAAGAGGACTACCATGCAATGCAACTGACCCGCGCCGACAACCATCTCCCGCAGTATTTATTGGATAAGCACTACTACCGGAAGCACGGTGCGAATGCTTATTACGGACAAAACAATGCTCATAGCAAGGATCATGCCAAGCGTGAGAACTAG
- a CDS encoding mucin-binding protein, which translates to MVGKNNHYLKESKNNQKYQRFSLRKFSIGVVSVAIAAGFYLGSSQSVMADTTTQAAQTSESTVAVSTSGSTASDSSEVTQASSATTTKTSASANASEAATTPTTTESSAASASDDAATMTLSTKTPVTSITALADSKTQTPTVAKTAHNNTENQAVNNTDEVTVTIIYKDETTGKTLDTETVSGKAGQKIKFNNQKILDYRNLHYKYNDSNLDKLIYRVDVKEYTISFTHRTKPDTKNVKVTRTINVTKPDGSVTTTTQIVNSTGKGTKDLVTNETTWNSWTTGTWAEFDTPTISGYTPSQTTVAAEEVNGTTADQIVKITYTADELTATITYKDDTTGQILGTETATGKVGQKIDFNNNQKILDYRNAGYAYRKTDLDGQTYQVNGQKDFTVHFTHKTETVTKNVTVTRTIRYVYSDRKEAAKDVVQTLTFKQTGTKDLVTGQTTWNNVADQDFAAVDSPVIAGYTANKATVAQESANVDTKSSELTVTYKASDADAMITYVDEATGKTIKTEKASGKVGQKIVFATYPGYQIKLLEQQGYELGPNDFRFEGEYYSSDSAKNHFTVHLNHGKKADVENKTITRTINVTNPDGAVKTTKQVAELSRMVTKDAVTGDVLETGDWTTGSWAEFDTPTISNYTPSQATVAAEKVDNNTKDQVVNITYTANEQTATITYVDDTDHKGMRTDNAIGKFGQQIVFANDPGKQILAYRDAGYVYQDTDFNNQAYQSDNAKNAYVVHFTHKTQTFTPAYNPNGYDLSRNATYTIHYVFADGKQNDYNVVQQSILGAVTRTATLDEATGEVTYGNWKVNSRFAQISTPERPGYTPDKAQSNGFTPVVDGQSLMLDGDETVTYYPDSVKSDAKLYTRTIHYVDEHGNELFGDTVQSVTFNKSTETDYNGNVINDGAWVSDHNQFDAVVAPTKDGYTADQAQVDQLAIDANDSNQKHEVTIVYHANKQTATITYVDDATGKAIKTETVNGKVGQKIVFATYPGYQIKLLEQQGYELGPNDFRFEGEYYSSDSAKNHFTVHLNHGKKADVDTKTITRTINVTNPDGTVKTTKQAAELSRMVTKDAVTGDVLETGDWTTGAWDEFDTPTIPGYTPSQASVAQQTVTSTTPDTTIAITYTADAKPVKQGDVTIKYVDQDGNEISRQVISGNVGDTIKVTPEIPAGWEPADPSTVPSEVTIREENGQIIIVVIKHAVQDPTETKTVTRTINVTTPDGQTTTTKQTVTLTRSGDLDLVTGQTTWGDWTTGTWQDFKPAAIAGYTPSQSDVPEVTVDGDTMDQVINITYTADQQTPVDPGQTTDPVEPAKPADHDADTSQPGDHNTDTSQPTDPDFDAHYRNADAAPDDSNQQDDATTSEAPVSEAPVASTSAAQAKYAPTTDPNGATLTGITVRGTAKSTTSTDAQRASNAAAPTDTTSANERATSQRLPQTGNADSTALVGLGFASLLTMFGLLGSKKNKQD; encoded by the coding sequence ATGGTCGGGAAAAACAACCATTACTTGAAAGAAAGCAAGAATAATCAAAAATACCAGCGCTTCTCACTGCGGAAGTTCAGCATCGGGGTCGTATCGGTGGCCATCGCTGCCGGCTTCTACCTGGGGAGTAGCCAGAGCGTCATGGCCGACACTACGACGCAGGCGGCTCAGACAAGTGAAAGCACTGTAGCCGTGTCGACAAGCGGTAGCACGGCCAGCGACTCTTCTGAAGTGACTCAGGCTAGCAGTGCAACGACAACCAAAACCTCAGCCAGTGCCAATGCGTCTGAAGCAGCTACGACACCGACTACAACGGAGTCATCTGCGGCCTCTGCTAGCGATGACGCAGCAACCATGACATTAAGTACCAAAACTCCTGTCACGAGTATCACTGCGCTTGCTGATTCCAAGACCCAAACCCCGACAGTTGCAAAAACTGCTCATAACAATACTGAAAATCAAGCTGTTAACAATACTGATGAGGTGACAGTAACGATCATCTACAAGGATGAAACGACTGGCAAGACTTTAGATACTGAAACGGTAAGTGGCAAGGCAGGCCAGAAGATTAAGTTCAATAATCAAAAAATCTTAGATTACCGAAATCTGCATTACAAATATAATGACTCCAACCTGGATAAGCTGATTTATCGAGTAGATGTGAAGGAGTACACGATTTCTTTTACCCATAGGACTAAGCCTGATACCAAGAACGTTAAAGTTACCCGGACGATTAACGTTACTAAGCCGGACGGCAGTGTCACGACTACAACGCAAATCGTTAACTCAACGGGTAAGGGCACTAAGGATCTGGTTACTAACGAGACCACTTGGAATTCTTGGACAACCGGCACCTGGGCTGAGTTTGATACGCCAACCATTTCAGGCTACACGCCAAGCCAAACTACGGTAGCTGCGGAAGAGGTTAATGGTACTACTGCAGATCAAATTGTTAAGATTACCTACACAGCTGATGAGTTGACGGCAACGATCACCTACAAGGATGATACGACTGGCCAAATTTTAGGGACCGAAACGGCAACTGGCAAAGTGGGTCAGAAGATCGATTTCAATAATAATCAAAAAATCTTGGACTACCGGAACGCGGGATACGCCTATCGGAAGACCGATCTAGATGGCCAGACTTATCAGGTAAATGGTCAGAAGGACTTCACGGTTCACTTCACGCATAAGACTGAGACTGTTACTAAAAACGTTACGGTCACTCGCACGATTCGCTACGTTTACAGTGATCGCAAGGAGGCTGCCAAGGATGTCGTTCAGACTCTGACCTTCAAACAGACCGGTACGAAAGACCTGGTTACTGGTCAAACCACTTGGAATAATGTTGCGGATCAAGACTTTGCGGCAGTCGATAGTCCGGTAATTGCCGGCTACACGGCAAACAAGGCAACCGTTGCGCAGGAAAGCGCCAATGTCGACACAAAGTCTTCTGAGCTTACGGTTACCTACAAGGCTAGCGACGCAGATGCCATGATTACCTACGTGGACGAGGCAACCGGCAAAACCATTAAGACCGAGAAGGCAAGTGGTAAAGTAGGTCAAAAGATTGTCTTTGCGACCTACCCTGGATACCAGATCAAGCTGCTTGAACAGCAGGGCTACGAGCTAGGACCAAACGACTTCCGCTTTGAGGGTGAATACTACAGCAGCGACAGCGCCAAGAACCACTTCACCGTTCATTTGAATCACGGCAAGAAAGCGGATGTTGAGAACAAGACGATTACCCGGACGATTAACGTTACCAACCCGGACGGCGCGGTCAAGACAACGAAGCAAGTTGCTGAATTGTCCCGGATGGTTACTAAGGACGCGGTGACTGGTGACGTGCTTGAAACCGGCGACTGGACAACTGGTAGCTGGGCTGAGTTTGATACGCCAACCATTTCAAACTATACGCCAAGTCAAGCTACGGTAGCTGCGGAAAAGGTTGATAACAATACTAAAGATCAAGTCGTTAATATCACCTATACGGCTAATGAGCAGACTGCGACGATCACCTACGTAGATGATACTGATCACAAGGGGATGCGGACAGATAATGCCATCGGCAAGTTTGGCCAACAGATCGTTTTCGCCAATGATCCGGGCAAACAGATTCTGGCTTACCGGGATGCTGGTTACGTATACCAAGACACTGACTTCAACAACCAGGCTTACCAGTCCGATAATGCCAAGAATGCCTACGTGGTTCATTTCACGCATAAGACGCAGACCTTTACACCAGCTTATAATCCTAACGGCTACGATTTAAGTCGGAATGCAACCTATACCATTCACTACGTTTTCGCTGATGGAAAGCAGAACGACTATAACGTTGTTCAACAGTCTATCCTGGGCGCAGTTACGAGAACCGCGACGTTGGATGAAGCAACGGGCGAAGTGACGTACGGGAATTGGAAGGTCAATTCTCGCTTTGCTCAAATTTCTACTCCAGAGAGACCGGGTTACACACCAGATAAGGCTCAGAGTAACGGCTTTACCCCTGTCGTGGATGGCCAATCCCTGATGCTGGATGGTGACGAGACGGTAACCTATTACCCAGATTCCGTTAAGTCTGACGCTAAGCTGTATACCCGGACGATTCACTACGTTGACGAGCATGGCAACGAGCTCTTCGGCGACACCGTTCAGTCCGTTACCTTCAACAAGAGTACCGAGACTGACTACAACGGCAATGTCATCAACGACGGTGCATGGGTCAGTGACCACAACCAGTTTGACGCGGTAGTTGCTCCAACTAAGGATGGCTACACGGCCGACCAAGCTCAGGTTGATCAATTAGCAATCGACGCTAACGATTCAAATCAGAAGCATGAGGTTACGATTGTTTACCATGCAAACAAACAAACCGCCACGATCACTTACGTGGACGATGCAACTGGCAAGGCCATCAAGACCGAGACGGTCAATGGCAAGGTTGGTCAAAAGATTGTCTTTGCGACCTACCCTGGGTACCAGATCAAGCTGCTTGAACAGCAGGGTTACGAGCTGGGACCAAACGACTTCCGCTTTGAAGGTGAATACTACAGCAGTGACAGCGCCAAGAACCACTTCACCGTTCATTTGAATCACGGCAAGAAAGCGGACGTTGATACCAAGACCATCACCCGGACGATCAACGTTACCAATCCGGACGGCACTGTCAAGACAACGAAGCAAGCCGCCGAATTGTCCCGGATGGTTACGAAGGACGCGGTTACCGGCGACGTGCTTGAAACCGGTGACTGGACGACTGGGGCTTGGGATGAATTTGATACGCCAACTATCCCAGGTTACACGCCGAGTCAGGCCAGCGTAGCGCAACAGACCGTTACCAGCACAACACCGGATACCACGATCGCAATCACCTACACGGCCGATGCTAAGCCTGTCAAGCAGGGTGACGTGACGATCAAGTATGTTGACCAGGACGGCAACGAGATCAGTCGGCAGGTTATCTCCGGCAACGTCGGTGATACGATCAAGGTCACTCCTGAGATTCCTGCCGGTTGGGAACCAGCCGATCCAAGCACCGTCCCGAGTGAGGTAACGATCCGCGAAGAAAACGGTCAGATCATCATTGTGGTCATCAAGCACGCCGTTCAGGATCCAACCGAAACCAAGACGGTCACCCGGACGATCAACGTGACAACGCCGGATGGTCAGACGACGACCACCAAGCAGACGGTTACGCTGACTCGGAGTGGCGACCTCGACCTGGTCACTGGCCAGACGACCTGGGGTGACTGGACGACCGGGACTTGGCAGGACTTCAAGCCAGCCGCAATCGCCGGCTACACGCCAAGTCAAAGCGACGTGCCCGAAGTAACCGTTGATGGCGACACGATGGATCAGGTGATCAACATTACCTACACGGCCGACCAACAAACGCCGGTTGATCCAGGCCAGACGACGGATCCGGTAGAACCAGCCAAGCCGGCCGATCACGACGCTGACACGTCACAGCCAGGTGATCACAACACCGACACGTCACAGCCCACTGATCCAGACTTTGACGCACACTACAGAAATGCTGATGCTGCACCGGACGATAGCAATCAACAGGATGACGCTACTACCAGTGAAGCTCCTGTTAGTGAAGCCCCCGTCGCATCAACGAGTGCTGCGCAGGCTAAGTATGCACCGACGACGGATCCAAATGGTGCTACTCTAACGGGGATCACTGTTCGCGGTACCGCCAAGTCGACTACTTCAACTGATGCACAGCGCGCAAGCAACGCAGCTGCACCAACTGACACCACGTCGGCAAATGAACGTGCCACTAGCCAACGCCTGCCACAGACCGGGAATGCCGATTCCACGGCCCTGGTTGGCCTAGGCTTTGCCTCCCTGCTGACCATGTTTGGCCTGCTTGGTTCTAAGAAGAACAAGCAGGACTAA
- a CDS encoding cell division protein — translation MKSKLYHLINWSLPYLAICVMAYIIMYPQIISHGVILGTDSIFHFNRFYDAAKQIQHLDFSYFQSNYCFQQSGRVINAVYGPLFAYLNGALLGFLGTWYRYEVISDFVVYVVGGIGMYLLATKAHSSRRFALLVSLIFMNIGWLPRWQLAQNMNAWGAMLAPYMLMCAITMLQDRARPVHWLPLMIVMTTVIQIHLLSSIFFVLTLLPFFIIGLVKTSNRWGMIKETALAVIGTVILTANVWGALLMLNLHNHIAAPADFNMLFNSLKPSQFNSTRNYLIYFCWLLFLAQLLYVCRHWRRSLVNTTVTLFGFIILMVSSIWTPWDQIAKAIPALSHTLQFPSRLTVIAYPLLLLGVAISATDFVCGERAPRLQLRRKITVGILLFMVAQVLVPNTSDVFRRTARYKSPAVLNSSSAIAWVTENRFGLRRSVHDLYPGQLLTMVEKRSPDYLPVPKKYLNNRKYIRSFAYQDQIINHAGEYKHTVLPHGGLQLAWNAATAGRVRLPIITYHESQLTLNGKRLHNYKRSRIGAPYVYQRQGQNTVTLYFKVASWFKVLLAISLVGISILLLYGIYALIRSLPGFWYHITT, via the coding sequence ATGAAAAGCAAATTGTATCACCTAATCAACTGGTCATTGCCCTACCTTGCAATCTGCGTAATGGCCTACATTATTATGTACCCTCAGATCATTTCTCATGGGGTGATCCTCGGGACCGACTCGATCTTCCACTTTAACCGCTTCTACGATGCCGCCAAGCAGATCCAGCACCTGGACTTCAGCTATTTTCAGAGCAACTACTGCTTCCAACAGAGTGGGCGGGTGATCAACGCCGTCTACGGTCCCCTCTTTGCCTACCTCAACGGGGCCCTGCTTGGTTTCTTGGGTACCTGGTATCGCTACGAGGTCATCAGCGATTTCGTCGTCTATGTCGTCGGCGGGATCGGCATGTACCTGCTGGCGACCAAGGCGCACAGTTCCCGGCGGTTCGCCCTGTTGGTCAGCCTGATCTTCATGAACATCGGCTGGCTGCCCCGCTGGCAGCTCGCCCAGAACATGAACGCCTGGGGAGCAATGCTGGCGCCCTACATGCTGATGTGCGCGATCACGATGCTCCAGGACCGCGCGCGGCCGGTTCACTGGCTGCCCCTAATGATCGTGATGACGACCGTGATCCAGATCCACCTCTTGAGCTCGATCTTCTTCGTTCTCACCCTGCTTCCCTTCTTCATCATCGGCCTGGTGAAGACGAGCAACCGCTGGGGGATGATCAAGGAGACCGCGCTGGCCGTGATCGGCACCGTCATCCTGACCGCCAACGTCTGGGGAGCGCTGTTGATGCTCAACCTCCACAACCACATCGCCGCCCCGGCCGACTTTAACATGCTGTTTAACTCGCTCAAGCCCTCGCAGTTCAATAGCACGCGCAACTACCTCATCTATTTCTGTTGGCTGCTCTTCCTGGCCCAGCTGCTTTATGTCTGTCGGCACTGGCGACGTTCGCTGGTCAACACCACCGTGACCCTGTTTGGCTTTATCATCCTGATGGTTTCCTCCATCTGGACGCCCTGGGATCAAATTGCGAAGGCCATCCCGGCCCTGTCGCACACCCTCCAGTTTCCCAGCCGGCTGACCGTCATCGCCTATCCCCTACTCCTCTTGGGGGTAGCGATTTCTGCGACCGACTTCGTTTGCGGGGAGCGGGCACCGCGGCTCCAGTTGCGGCGCAAGATCACCGTCGGTATCCTGCTCTTCATGGTCGCCCAGGTCCTCGTGCCCAACACCAGCGACGTCTTTCGGCGGACAGCGCGTTACAAGTCGCCGGCCGTCCTGAACTCCTCCAGCGCGATTGCCTGGGTCACCGAGAACCGCTTCGGCCTGCGTCGGTCGGTTCACGACCTTTATCCCGGTCAATTGCTGACGATGGTGGAAAAGCGCAGCCCGGACTACCTGCCGGTTCCGAAGAAGTACCTCAACAACCGGAAGTACATCCGCTCCTTTGCCTACCAGGACCAGATCATCAACCACGCCGGCGAATACAAGCACACGGTCCTTCCCCACGGCGGCCTGCAGTTGGCCTGGAACGCCGCCACGGCCGGCCGGGTCCGGCTGCCAATCATCACCTATCACGAATCGCAGCTCACCCTCAATGGCAAGCGACTGCACAACTACAAGCGGTCCAGAATCGGGGCTCCCTACGTTTATCAACGCCAGGGACAAAATACCGTCACCCTCTACTTTAAGGTAGCAAGCTGGTTTAAGGTTCTCCTAGCAATTTCGCTAGTTGGCATCAGCATCTTGCTGCTCTACGGGATTTACGCCCTGATCCGCTCGCTGCCCGGATTCTGGTACCACATTACCACATAA
- a CDS encoding AEC family transporter, whose protein sequence is MLSIFLSAISGVLIILVMVVVGFVLNERGWFNPGSSKVISRIVTQVALPCYMVTTIMHDFSAGQLKTLLPDLRYPVLSMLILFALSFAVARVIGIKRSHIGLFSSMFFNSNTVFIGLPINLALFGNRSIPYVLVYYMANTTFFWTLGVWLIQRDGMHEAKIDVKTALKKIFSPPLLGFILGVILVILHVHLPKFVMSDLSYIGGLTIPLSMIFIGIAISNAGLSRVRLTRDAWGILLGRFLFAPVLMAILVIPSSMPALMKQVFILQAAMPVMTNAPVVSKLYHADSDYAAIMVTETTVLSVIVIPILMVLIKTML, encoded by the coding sequence ATGCTGTCAATATTCCTGTCCGCGATTTCCGGGGTCCTGATTATCCTGGTAATGGTGGTCGTCGGCTTCGTGCTCAACGAACGGGGCTGGTTTAATCCGGGGTCTTCGAAGGTCATCTCCCGGATCGTCACCCAGGTCGCCCTGCCGTGCTACATGGTGACGACGATCATGCATGACTTTTCGGCTGGGCAATTGAAAACCTTGCTGCCGGACCTGCGTTACCCGGTCCTGTCAATGCTGATCCTCTTCGCCCTTTCCTTTGCCGTGGCCCGGGTGATCGGGATCAAACGGTCGCACATCGGGCTCTTTTCCTCGATGTTCTTTAATTCCAACACGGTCTTCATCGGCCTGCCGATCAACCTGGCCCTCTTTGGCAACCGTTCGATTCCCTACGTCCTGGTCTACTACATGGCCAACACGACCTTCTTCTGGACGCTGGGCGTGTGGCTGATCCAGCGTGACGGGATGCACGAGGCCAAGATCGACGTCAAGACGGCCCTGAAGAAGATCTTCTCGCCGCCGCTGCTTGGCTTCATTCTGGGGGTGATCTTAGTAATCCTTCACGTTCACCTGCCGAAGTTCGTGATGAGCGACCTTTCCTACATCGGTGGGCTGACGATTCCGCTGTCGATGATCTTCATCGGGATTGCGATCTCCAACGCCGGCCTCAGTCGGGTGCGGCTGACCCGGGACGCCTGGGGGATTCTCCTCGGCCGCTTCCTCTTTGCGCCGGTCCTGATGGCCATTCTGGTGATTCCAAGTTCTATGCCGGCCCTGATGAAACAGGTTTTCATCCTGCAAGCGGCTATGCCGGTCATGACCAACGCCCCAGTTGTTTCCAAGCTCTACCATGCCGATTCGGACTACGCCGCGATCATGGTCACCGAAACGACGGTCCTCAGTGTGATCGTCATTCCGATCCTGATGGTTCTAATCAAGACGATGTTGTAG
- a CDS encoding 2,3-bisphosphoglycerate-dependent phosphoglycerate mutase, giving the protein MVDLVIVRHGQSQANRDNIFTGWTDVPLTPEGIAQGQAVGRELAQLGIQFADAHTSYMGRAIKTTNIILEAIDQLYIPVHKTWRLNERHYGALSGRNKAKVKEEVGAEQLHRWRRGYSDLPPQLTERQHDRRYNRLGVKMPLSESLAMTQQRLLPYWQDQIAPRLLDGKNQLVVAHGSSLRALIKYLDQIPDEDIDKVEVPNGKPIWYRFDDHLHIVKKTFITMDGED; this is encoded by the coding sequence ATGGTAGATTTAGTGATTGTTCGACATGGTCAGAGTCAGGCCAACCGGGACAACATCTTCACGGGTTGGACCGATGTGCCCTTGACGCCGGAAGGCATTGCCCAGGGGCAGGCGGTCGGCCGGGAGCTGGCCCAGCTCGGGATTCAGTTCGCCGACGCCCACACCTCCTACATGGGGCGGGCGATCAAGACGACGAACATCATCCTGGAGGCGATTGACCAGCTGTACATTCCGGTTCATAAGACCTGGCGGCTCAATGAACGCCACTACGGCGCACTGAGCGGTCGCAACAAGGCCAAGGTCAAAGAAGAGGTCGGCGCAGAACAGCTGCATCGCTGGCGGCGGGGCTATTCCGACCTGCCGCCGCAGCTGACGGAGCGTCAGCACGACCGGCGCTACAACCGTCTCGGGGTGAAGATGCCGCTGAGCGAGAGCCTGGCGATGACCCAGCAGCGGCTCTTGCCATACTGGCAGGATCAGATTGCGCCACGCCTCTTGGACGGGAAAAATCAACTGGTGGTGGCCCACGGCAGCTCGCTGCGGGCCCTGATCAAGTACCTCGACCAGATTCCGGATGAGGACATTGACAAGGTTGAGGTGCCAAACGGCAAACCGATCTGGTACCGATTCGACGATCACTTGCACATCGTCAAGAAGACTTTCATTACAATGGATGGTGAAGATTAA